A genomic window from Pagrus major chromosome 23, Pma_NU_1.0 includes:
- the LOC141019228 gene encoding uncharacterized protein: MENSDLPILLRDHDYSRRRRSSARQAHGAWTKCPCCRNEQVNLTPGPQHSATKANLPQKRKRSSAPRPSTPSAHGPGKISLVPAPSSTIPLADLPVVYNVPPSSGADNQPSSSGVNRSGPLKIHNCSVEDYQRVYHEVVDDLLSYKSGRVRPYSLQSGRRIKQKLWERLDRPTITSSTYQDGLTHVDVSYGAGVFPPLYDVDTLGEPSPG, encoded by the exons ATGGAAAAT aGTGACCTTCCCATCCTCCTGCGAGACCACGACTACAGCAGGCGGAGGAGAAGCAGTGCACGCCAGGCGCACGGTGCCTGGACCAAGTGTCCATGCTGCAGGAACGAGCAG GTGAATTTAACCCCGGGGCCCCAGCACTCTGCTACAAAGGCCAACCTTCCCCAGAAGAGGAAGCGGAGCTCCGCGCCCCGTCCTTCTACACCTTCTGCTCATGGTCCAGGGAAGATCAGTTTGGTCCCAGCGCCTTCATCCACCATCCCACTCGCTGACCTGCCCGTGGTGTACAACGTGCCCCCCAGCTCCGGTGCTGATAACCAGCCGAGCTCCAGTGGTGTGAACCGCTCCGGTCCACTGAAGATACACAACTGCTCAGTGGAAGATTACCAGAGAGTCTACCATGAAGTGGTAGACGACCTGCTGAG CTACAAGAGCGGCCGGGTTCGTCCGTACAGTTTACAGTCGGGACGACGTATCAAGCAGAAGCTGTGGGAGAGACTCGACCGCCCCACCATTACATCATCAACCTATCAAGATGGACTCACACACGTGGACGTCTCGTACGGGGCTGGAGTCTTTCCTCCCCTCTATGATGTAGATACTTTGGGAGAACCGAGCCCTGGATAG